A window of Pirellula sp. SH-Sr6A contains these coding sequences:
- a CDS encoding ComEA family DNA-binding protein: protein MNAPTPTEATPTEKHADAPTLTVYPRPLARATVSIAMGMLLCIPWMIYVEWRDRRKEANSLSSAPFVVDLNLATESELNLLPGVGPKLAKEILRLRDERGKFERVEDLLAVPGIKQTRLDQIRPYVVVP, encoded by the coding sequence ATGAACGCTCCGACGCCCACCGAAGCTACCCCCACAGAAAAACACGCCGATGCACCGACGTTAACGGTCTACCCTCGGCCGCTAGCGCGGGCCACGGTCTCGATTGCAATGGGGATGTTATTGTGTATCCCCTGGATGATCTATGTCGAGTGGCGGGATCGGCGAAAGGAAGCAAACAGCTTAAGCTCAGCACCGTTTGTGGTGGATCTGAATCTTGCGACCGAGTCTGAACTCAACCTCTTGCCGGGAGTCGGTCCAAAACTAGCCAAAGAGATTCTTCGACTTCGAGACGAACGAGGAAAGTTCGAGCGTGTTGAGGATTTGCTCGCGGTCCCCGGTATCAAGCAAACTCGCCTCGACCAAATCCGTCCCTACGTCGTTGTTCCGTAG
- a CDS encoding dihydrodipicolinate synthase family protein → MNKQPLAGIFTPNITPLDVHGRLDEDKLRAYVDWLIDHGVHGLYPNGSTGEFVRFTPEERKRVIQIVADQTRGRVPILAGAAEANVEETIRACDTYGALGCRAVAIVAPFYYRLAPDGVYAYFKEIADRVSVDVTLYNIPLFASPIDVPTVKRLAEECPRVVGIKDSSGDIPHMMRMIAEVRPIRSDFFFMTGWDASLVPMLMIGADGGTNATSGVVPELTRAIYDACRAKDWDHAMKLQYQLLPLFDAMLTTSEFPEGFRRGAKVRGWNLGESRTPLTAQQASAADRAQAKIQQLLSGFEFIQSEPQRIQSPIDDKVISRIVQEVLQQLTPS, encoded by the coding sequence ATGAACAAGCAACCTCTCGCCGGAATCTTCACCCCTAATATCACCCCTCTTGATGTCCATGGTCGCCTCGACGAGGACAAGCTGCGAGCCTACGTCGATTGGCTGATCGATCATGGTGTGCACGGCCTCTATCCGAATGGAAGCACCGGAGAATTCGTTCGGTTTACTCCGGAAGAACGGAAGCGGGTTATTCAGATCGTCGCGGACCAGACGCGAGGTCGCGTTCCCATTTTGGCCGGCGCTGCAGAGGCCAACGTCGAAGAAACCATTCGGGCTTGTGACACCTACGGGGCCTTGGGATGTCGCGCGGTTGCGATTGTTGCACCTTTCTATTACCGCCTCGCTCCCGACGGAGTTTATGCGTATTTCAAAGAGATTGCCGATCGTGTGAGCGTCGACGTCACGCTTTATAACATTCCACTATTCGCATCTCCCATCGACGTACCCACGGTCAAGCGTTTAGCGGAGGAATGTCCGCGCGTCGTCGGAATCAAGGATAGCTCGGGTGACATTCCACACATGATGCGCATGATCGCCGAGGTTCGGCCCATTCGCAGCGATTTCTTCTTCATGACCGGCTGGGATGCGTCCTTGGTCCCCATGCTTATGATCGGTGCGGACGGAGGCACGAACGCTACCAGTGGTGTGGTGCCGGAATTGACGCGAGCCATTTACGATGCTTGCCGAGCCAAAGACTGGGACCATGCGATGAAGCTCCAGTACCAACTGCTCCCTCTTTTCGACGCAATGCTCACCACTTCCGAGTTTCCGGAAGGATTCCGAAGAGGGGCCAAGGTTCGGGGCTGGAATTTGGGTGAGTCGAGGACTCCTCTCACGGCGCAACAAGCGTCTGCTGCTGATCGGGCACAAGCGAAGATCCAGCAATTACTCTCAGGGTTCGAGTTCATCCAATCCGAACCGCAGAGGATCCAATCACCTATCGACGACAAAGTCATCTCGCGAATCGTACAAGAAGTCCTGCAGCAACTTACTCCCAGCTGA
- a CDS encoding sensor histidine kinase: protein MANDSPSSNTLQEHADELRRQYNELAELAGSLAHEIKNPLSVIHMNTDLLCEELEESPFPGQRRAIAKVDMIRQQCNRLENLLRDFLRFARMRDLEMTIGSLNDQIQRVLSLYRAQADKTDVHLQTYLDSNLPNIKLHSDSLQAALLNLVKNALEAMPDGGELLVRTYSTPGGVALEMIDTGCGMDEVTAMRMFEPFYSTKHGGSGLGLPTARKIVEAHGGRIAVQSEVGRGTKFVLEFPTPIRLAV from the coding sequence ATGGCAAACGATTCTCCCTCCTCCAACACCCTACAAGAGCATGCCGACGAACTCCGTCGGCAGTACAACGAGCTGGCCGAGTTGGCCGGGTCCCTCGCCCATGAGATCAAGAATCCGCTGTCGGTGATTCATATGAACACGGACTTGCTCTGCGAGGAATTGGAGGAGTCCCCGTTCCCGGGGCAACGACGAGCGATCGCCAAAGTCGACATGATCCGGCAGCAGTGCAACCGCTTGGAGAATCTTTTGCGCGATTTCCTTCGCTTTGCGAGGATGCGAGATCTCGAGATGACCATCGGATCTCTCAACGATCAGATCCAGCGAGTCCTATCGCTCTACCGCGCGCAGGCGGACAAAACCGATGTCCACCTCCAAACCTATCTCGACTCCAACCTTCCCAATATCAAGCTACACAGCGACTCCCTGCAAGCCGCGTTGCTAAATTTGGTGAAAAACGCGTTGGAGGCCATGCCCGATGGTGGGGAGCTGTTGGTGCGGACCTACTCCACACCGGGAGGCGTCGCACTAGAAATGATCGACACCGGCTGCGGGATGGACGAAGTCACCGCGATGCGAATGTTCGAGCCGTTTTATTCGACCAAACACGGTGGATCCGGGTTGGGGCTGCCAACCGCCCGGAAAATCGTGGAAGCCCACGGTGGCCGCATTGCCGTCCAAAGCGAAGTTGGACGAGGGACCAAATTTGTCCTCGAATTTCCAACCCCCATTCGCTTGGCCGTCTAA
- a CDS encoding SMP-30/gluconolactonase/LRE family protein yields the protein MSVQAQSPRVLGKIERFDSQVDSLLGADAKLEILADGFTWTEGPVWIGKPDSGHLLFSDIPRNSIFKWTPKGGIELFMNPSGYTGVTYYGLEPGSNGLLLDDQGNLVLCEHGDRRVSVLTPGGGKRTLADHYQGKRLNSPNDGVLKSNGDIYFTDPPYGLPARENDPRRELDHYGVYRISKKDGSVTLLTTELQRPNGIGFSPDEKTLYVAQSDPKNAIWMSFPVQADGTLGKGSLFHNATAEVGKMPGLPDGLAVDKKGNLWATGPGGVWIFASNGKLLGRINTGERTSNCTFGEDGSTLFVTADSYICRIRTLVSGK from the coding sequence ATGAGCGTGCAAGCGCAGAGCCCGCGAGTCCTCGGAAAGATCGAACGCTTCGATTCGCAAGTCGACTCGCTTTTGGGAGCCGATGCCAAACTGGAGATCCTCGCCGATGGCTTCACCTGGACGGAGGGTCCGGTTTGGATTGGAAAGCCCGACTCCGGACATTTGCTCTTTTCCGACATCCCTCGTAATTCGATTTTCAAATGGACGCCGAAAGGGGGCATCGAGTTGTTCATGAACCCCTCTGGCTACACGGGAGTCACCTATTACGGTTTGGAGCCGGGAAGCAATGGACTATTGCTCGACGATCAAGGGAATCTCGTTCTGTGTGAACATGGTGATCGACGCGTTTCGGTACTGACTCCGGGTGGTGGAAAGAGAACGCTGGCAGACCATTATCAAGGGAAGAGATTGAACAGTCCCAACGATGGCGTTCTCAAAAGCAATGGCGATATCTATTTCACCGATCCACCCTACGGACTGCCTGCTCGCGAAAACGATCCACGCCGAGAATTGGATCATTATGGGGTTTATCGCATCTCGAAAAAGGACGGCAGTGTAACCCTCCTCACCACCGAATTGCAGCGTCCCAATGGGATCGGGTTTTCCCCCGACGAGAAGACACTCTACGTAGCCCAGAGCGATCCGAAGAATGCCATTTGGATGAGCTTTCCTGTCCAAGCGGACGGGACGCTTGGAAAGGGGAGCCTCTTCCACAACGCCACCGCGGAAGTAGGCAAAATGCCGGGTCTACCCGACGGTCTCGCCGTTGACAAGAAAGGGAACTTGTGGGCAACCGGTCCGGGGGGCGTATGGATTTTCGCGTCGAACGGAAAGCTTCTCGGGCGAATCAATACGGGTGAGCGCACCAGCAACTGCACCTTTGGCGAAGACGGTTCGACGTTGTTTGTAACCGCCGACAGTTACATTTGCCGCATTCGTACGTTGGTATCTGGCAAGTAG
- a CDS encoding DUF1501 domain-containing protein, translated as MNCQALNRRGLLTQFGIGMGALAAQSMLGETLSAGEIDQINPLVPKAPHFAPRAKRIIHIFCNGGPSHVDTFDPKPALAEYAGKPMPGETPRTERPTGVLYGSPFKFQKYGESGLEISDLFAKTAAHADDLCVIRSMHANVPNHEPSLLLMNTGEARLVRPSMGSWLTYGLGTENQNLPAFIAMCPGGYPIQESQNWQSGFLPGIFQGTYIDTQHKEIDKLIEYVANKKLSREAQRRQLDLIQALNDEHRKSRLGDPMIDARIQSFELAYRMQGEASEIFDVTREPQHVLDKYGPGVQARQLLIARRLLEHGVRFIQLWHGQGQPWDSHDHLEREHGRLAKESDQGIAALLSDLKERDMLKDTLVIWGGEFGRTPTVEMPKEGSNQGTMTGRDHNHYGFTMWMAGGGVKGGTAYGATDEFGFKAVENKVHVHDLHATILHLMGFDHEKLTYRWAGRDFRLTDVHGNVVHDLIA; from the coding sequence ATGAATTGCCAAGCCTTGAATCGCCGCGGACTTTTGACACAGTTCGGCATCGGTATGGGGGCATTAGCTGCCCAGTCGATGCTGGGGGAAACCCTGTCAGCCGGCGAGATTGACCAAATCAACCCGCTTGTTCCCAAAGCTCCCCATTTCGCCCCGCGAGCGAAGCGGATCATCCATATCTTTTGCAACGGTGGCCCTTCGCACGTCGACACGTTCGACCCGAAACCGGCATTAGCGGAGTACGCAGGGAAGCCAATGCCAGGAGAAACGCCTCGAACCGAGCGTCCAACGGGGGTTCTTTATGGCAGTCCATTCAAGTTCCAGAAGTATGGCGAGTCAGGGCTGGAAATCAGCGACCTCTTTGCCAAAACCGCAGCGCACGCAGACGATCTGTGCGTGATTCGGTCGATGCACGCGAATGTTCCCAACCATGAGCCCTCCCTTTTGCTCATGAACACAGGCGAAGCGAGACTGGTACGGCCGAGCATGGGGTCATGGCTTACCTATGGTCTTGGGACAGAAAACCAGAACTTGCCTGCCTTTATCGCCATGTGTCCCGGCGGGTACCCCATTCAGGAATCCCAAAATTGGCAATCGGGATTCTTGCCTGGGATTTTTCAAGGCACTTACATCGATACCCAGCACAAAGAGATCGACAAACTGATCGAATATGTGGCCAACAAAAAATTGTCGCGAGAAGCCCAGCGTCGGCAATTGGATTTGATCCAAGCTCTCAACGACGAACATCGAAAATCGAGACTTGGCGACCCGATGATCGACGCGAGGATTCAATCCTTTGAACTGGCCTATCGCATGCAGGGGGAGGCGTCAGAAATCTTCGATGTCACGCGTGAACCACAACATGTGCTAGACAAATACGGTCCTGGCGTCCAGGCAAGGCAATTGCTTATCGCGCGGCGTTTGCTCGAACATGGCGTTCGATTCATCCAGCTTTGGCACGGACAAGGTCAACCGTGGGATAGCCATGACCATTTGGAGAGGGAGCATGGCAGATTGGCCAAGGAGAGCGATCAAGGCATTGCGGCTCTCCTGAGCGATCTAAAAGAACGCGATATGCTTAAAGACACGCTTGTGATCTGGGGTGGTGAGTTTGGAAGGACCCCCACCGTCGAGATGCCAAAGGAAGGCTCGAATCAAGGGACGATGACCGGTCGCGATCACAATCATTATGGATTCACCATGTGGATGGCAGGTGGTGGAGTCAAAGGCGGAACGGCCTACGGAGCGACCGACGAGTTCGGCTTCAAAGCCGTCGAAAACAAAGTGCATGTCCATGATCTGCACGCCACCATCCTTCATTTGATGGGGTTCGATCACGAGAAGCTCACTTATCGTTGGGCTGGACGAGACTTCCGATTGACCGATGTGCATGGAAACGTCGTCCATGACCTTATCGCTTAG
- the ahcY gene encoding adenosylhomocysteinase, translating into MSTVAKAPKQLSGSANSDRLPFKVKAFDLLADGNRSEAEALASLGRKEIQLAEDEMPGLMALRARYGAEKPLAGAKIMGSLHMTVQTAVLIETLVDLGADVRWVSCNIFSTQDTAAAAVVVGRGGSLDNPIGTPVFAWKGETLPEYWWCTVEALVWPDGSGPDLIVDDGGDATMLIHLGTKYEATGVVPDFNAESEPEEWGVILDTLRKELVVNPGRYTAMGKVIQGVSEETTTGVKRLYGMAKTGELLFPAINVNDSVTKSKFDNLYGCRHSLIDGLNRASDVMLSGKVAVVCGFGDVGKGCCQSLRGQGCRVIVTEIDPICALQAVMEGYEVKTLEDYLESADIFVTATGNFNIITAEHMAKMKDKAIVCNIGHFDNEIDMAGLEKLQKTGKVERRNIKPQFDQWYFHETKRSILVLAEGRLMNLGCATGHPSFVMSTSFTNQVLAQLELWKERKNGTYKKQVYTLPKHLDEEVARLHLEKLGVKLTTLSKAQADYISVDVNGPFKSDNYRY; encoded by the coding sequence ATGAGTACAGTAGCCAAGGCACCGAAGCAGCTGAGTGGCAGCGCGAACAGCGATCGTTTGCCATTCAAGGTGAAGGCTTTTGATTTGTTGGCGGATGGGAACCGAAGCGAAGCCGAGGCGTTGGCGAGCTTGGGCCGCAAGGAAATTCAGCTTGCCGAAGACGAGATGCCCGGCTTGATGGCCCTCCGCGCTCGCTACGGAGCCGAAAAGCCATTGGCCGGCGCCAAAATCATGGGCTCGCTTCACATGACCGTCCAAACGGCTGTTTTGATCGAGACGTTGGTCGATCTCGGTGCAGACGTCCGATGGGTCAGTTGCAATATTTTCTCGACGCAGGACACCGCAGCAGCAGCCGTCGTTGTCGGTCGCGGCGGCAGCTTGGACAACCCCATTGGAACTCCTGTCTTCGCGTGGAAAGGTGAAACGCTGCCGGAATACTGGTGGTGCACCGTGGAAGCATTGGTTTGGCCAGACGGATCCGGTCCCGATTTGATCGTGGACGATGGCGGCGATGCGACGATGCTCATTCACTTGGGTACCAAGTACGAAGCGACCGGAGTGGTTCCTGACTTCAACGCGGAATCCGAACCCGAAGAATGGGGAGTGATCCTCGATACCCTTCGAAAGGAACTCGTCGTCAATCCCGGTCGTTACACAGCGATGGGCAAAGTGATTCAGGGTGTATCGGAAGAGACCACCACGGGAGTCAAACGCCTCTACGGCATGGCGAAGACCGGAGAGCTTTTGTTCCCCGCGATCAACGTCAACGACTCGGTCACTAAGAGCAAATTCGATAACCTCTACGGTTGCCGTCACTCGTTGATCGACGGACTAAACCGAGCTTCCGACGTCATGCTATCGGGCAAAGTCGCAGTGGTTTGCGGATTTGGAGACGTGGGGAAAGGCTGCTGCCAATCGTTGCGTGGTCAAGGCTGCCGCGTCATCGTCACCGAAATCGATCCGATCTGTGCGTTGCAAGCGGTCATGGAAGGCTACGAAGTTAAGACCCTCGAAGATTATCTCGAGTCCGCTGATATCTTCGTCACGGCGACCGGTAACTTCAACATCATCACTGCCGAGCACATGGCAAAGATGAAGGACAAAGCGATCGTCTGCAACATCGGCCACTTCGACAATGAAATCGATATGGCAGGTTTGGAGAAGCTCCAAAAGACCGGTAAAGTCGAACGCCGCAACATCAAGCCGCAATTCGACCAATGGTACTTCCACGAAACCAAGCGAAGCATTCTCGTTCTCGCCGAAGGTCGATTGATGAACCTTGGTTGCGCGACCGGCCACCCCAGCTTCGTGATGAGCACCAGCTTCACCAACCAAGTTCTCGCACAATTGGAACTTTGGAAGGAACGCAAAAATGGTACCTACAAGAAGCAAGTCTACACGTTGCCCAAGCACCTCGACGAAGAAGTCGCGCGACTCCACTTGGAAAAGCTCGGGGTCAAACTGACCACGCTAAGCAAAGCACAAGCGGATTACATTTCGGTAGACGTTAACGGCCCATTCAAGTCGGACAACTACCGATACTAG
- a CDS encoding amidohydrolase family protein has product MKLPRILGFLFAAAMIVPATSWTQAQQTTSTLPEAGISEHPNEIYAIVGASITVEPGKKIENGTLIIRDGKISDVGSEIAIPPEARVIKLQGKHIYPGLVDAGIEADLPPAATAPGVAHWSREITPERSLANEITTASTESLFGKLRKAGITTALVSPRDGIIKGQSAVFSTGDLPTQEALLRSNAALHVRLTVSRGRGRDSYPSSPMGAVALARQTFLDAQWYAAAQQAYRTQSGLPKPDDNAALHALTQSIASGQPVVFDTLNEQYALRADSFGREFGLQVVLKGSGQEYQLLQPIAKLIRTMIVPVNFPKPPAVQSFEQSIDVELEELTHWELAPENPARLRQAGVPILLTSFGLTDPSEFLPNVRKAVSRGLSKDDALAAITVEPAKFLGVEATCGSLRQGQWANLIVASADLFEEACKVEEVWSRGRRPENAEKTTNSMDGKWQIAWASGEHPNLELQLEIKDSLGKANALVRVPSSDSEPAKSELKDAPEKSADPQKEKASSETKKESKLKNLKVESNTLTGVIAAGVLDDSYKGNGYVSATFLNSDSPSEARLLGSIVWPNGTTGFFSAKREFSSDSTSELAKDSEKSDSKPKKEEAKETVVAKILSPTLYPPGTMGRQSIPEQHEAIVFKNTTLWTCGPEGLLKNVDLLVRRGKIDAIGTGLDIPENAHVVDASKWQISPGLIDCHSHMATDSGINEATQAVTAEVRIGDFIDAGDITIYRQLAGGLTTANVLHGSANPIGGQNQVIKLRWGAPYEDLKFKQAPAGIKFALGENVKQSNWELSTRSRYPQSRMGVEQLFRERFNAARQYSQSWERYRQNPQGLPPRRDLELDTIAEIVEGKRWIHCHSYRQDEILGLLRVLDEYGITIGSLQHILEGYKVADEMAKHGATASSFSDWWNYKFEVFDAIPYNGALMHRRGIVVSFNSDDNELGRHMNHEAAKAVKYGGVEPMEALKFVTLNPAIQLRIDEHVGSIEVGKDADLAIWTGSPLSPMSRCEQTWIDGRKYFDRSQDVEDRKRDATLHRALVQKVIESGEPGSQRSLLADDPSRLWPHHDEFCHDHHDEDHDHGQEHDHDH; this is encoded by the coding sequence ATGAAGCTCCCTCGAATTCTTGGCTTTCTTTTTGCCGCGGCGATGATCGTCCCGGCGACATCCTGGACCCAAGCACAACAAACCACTTCGACCCTTCCAGAAGCTGGAATCAGCGAGCATCCCAACGAAATTTATGCCATTGTCGGGGCCTCGATCACCGTCGAGCCCGGAAAGAAAATTGAGAATGGCACGTTGATTATTCGCGATGGCAAGATTTCGGATGTGGGATCGGAGATCGCGATCCCGCCGGAAGCTCGCGTGATCAAACTCCAAGGAAAACACATTTACCCTGGATTGGTCGATGCAGGTATCGAAGCGGATCTCCCCCCCGCAGCCACCGCACCCGGCGTGGCGCACTGGAGCCGAGAAATCACCCCCGAGCGTTCCCTCGCCAACGAAATCACCACGGCCTCTACCGAATCGCTTTTCGGGAAGCTCCGAAAAGCCGGGATCACTACCGCACTGGTCTCCCCACGCGATGGAATTATCAAAGGACAGAGCGCTGTTTTCTCGACTGGCGACCTTCCAACTCAAGAAGCTCTGTTGCGTTCGAATGCGGCGCTTCACGTTAGACTTACAGTGAGCCGAGGCCGGGGACGAGATAGCTACCCGAGCAGTCCCATGGGGGCCGTCGCTCTTGCCCGACAGACATTTCTCGATGCCCAGTGGTACGCAGCGGCGCAGCAAGCCTATCGCACGCAATCGGGGCTTCCGAAACCCGACGACAACGCCGCCCTGCATGCGCTAACTCAGTCGATCGCTTCGGGGCAACCTGTTGTTTTCGATACGTTGAATGAACAATATGCCCTTCGCGCAGACAGCTTCGGGCGTGAATTCGGATTACAGGTAGTCTTGAAAGGTTCTGGGCAAGAGTACCAATTGCTCCAACCGATCGCGAAATTGATTCGAACAATGATCGTCCCGGTCAATTTCCCCAAACCACCCGCCGTCCAATCCTTTGAGCAATCGATCGACGTGGAATTGGAGGAGCTCACCCACTGGGAGCTGGCTCCCGAAAACCCCGCACGTCTTCGTCAAGCCGGCGTCCCGATCCTCCTTACTTCCTTCGGCCTAACGGACCCGAGCGAGTTTCTCCCCAATGTTCGCAAGGCGGTATCACGAGGGCTTTCCAAAGACGATGCCCTCGCAGCCATCACGGTTGAACCTGCGAAATTCTTAGGAGTCGAGGCCACCTGCGGGTCGCTTCGCCAAGGCCAGTGGGCGAATCTCATCGTGGCATCCGCCGATTTGTTCGAGGAAGCCTGCAAGGTAGAGGAGGTTTGGTCACGCGGACGACGCCCTGAAAATGCAGAAAAGACCACGAATTCCATGGATGGCAAGTGGCAGATTGCATGGGCAAGCGGGGAGCATCCGAATTTAGAGCTTCAACTGGAAATCAAAGATTCGCTCGGCAAAGCAAACGCTCTCGTTCGAGTTCCTTCGTCCGACAGCGAGCCCGCCAAGTCAGAGCTAAAAGATGCACCGGAGAAATCTGCCGATCCTCAAAAGGAAAAAGCGTCCAGCGAGACAAAAAAAGAATCCAAGCTGAAGAACTTGAAGGTCGAAAGCAACACGCTTACCGGGGTCATCGCGGCCGGAGTTTTAGACGATTCGTACAAGGGGAATGGATACGTTAGCGCCACGTTCCTGAACTCCGATTCCCCGTCCGAAGCAAGACTGCTCGGATCGATCGTTTGGCCCAATGGAACGACCGGGTTCTTTTCTGCAAAACGCGAATTCAGTTCGGATTCGACGTCGGAGCTAGCCAAGGATTCCGAGAAATCCGACTCGAAGCCGAAGAAGGAGGAAGCGAAGGAGACTGTCGTCGCGAAGATTCTTTCGCCCACGCTCTACCCACCCGGAACGATGGGAAGACAGTCGATACCGGAGCAGCACGAAGCGATTGTGTTTAAGAACACGACCCTGTGGACGTGCGGGCCCGAGGGACTGCTCAAGAACGTCGATTTGCTGGTCCGTCGCGGCAAGATAGATGCGATCGGTACGGGGCTAGACATTCCTGAAAACGCGCACGTCGTGGACGCTTCCAAATGGCAGATCAGCCCCGGACTGATCGATTGCCACTCGCACATGGCAACCGACAGTGGAATCAATGAAGCCACCCAAGCGGTCACGGCCGAGGTGCGGATCGGGGATTTCATCGACGCAGGGGACATAACCATCTATCGACAGCTTGCCGGCGGTCTCACGACGGCAAACGTGCTCCATGGTTCGGCCAATCCAATCGGTGGTCAGAATCAAGTGATCAAGCTTCGGTGGGGAGCCCCCTATGAGGACTTGAAATTCAAACAAGCTCCGGCGGGGATCAAGTTCGCCTTGGGAGAAAACGTCAAGCAAAGCAATTGGGAACTGAGCACTCGGTCTCGCTATCCCCAAAGTCGAATGGGAGTCGAACAGCTCTTCCGAGAACGTTTCAATGCCGCGCGCCAATACTCGCAATCCTGGGAACGGTATCGCCAAAACCCACAAGGATTGCCTCCTCGTCGGGATCTGGAATTAGATACCATCGCCGAAATCGTCGAAGGTAAACGCTGGATTCATTGCCACAGTTACCGGCAAGACGAAATTTTGGGGCTATTACGGGTTCTCGACGAATACGGGATCACGATTGGTTCACTCCAGCACATCCTGGAGGGATACAAAGTCGCCGACGAAATGGCCAAGCATGGCGCTACGGCCAGCTCGTTTTCGGATTGGTGGAATTACAAATTCGAAGTCTTCGACGCCATCCCATACAATGGCGCATTGATGCACCGAAGAGGAATCGTCGTCTCCTTCAACTCCGACGACAATGAGTTGGGTCGCCATATGAATCACGAAGCGGCTAAGGCGGTGAAGTATGGCGGCGTAGAACCGATGGAAGCATTGAAGTTCGTGACGCTGAACCCAGCGATTCAACTACGAATCGATGAACACGTTGGCTCCATCGAAGTGGGCAAGGATGCGGATCTGGCCATTTGGACAGGGTCTCCCCTTTCTCCCATGTCCCGATGCGAACAAACATGGATCGATGGTCGAAAGTACTTCGACCGCTCGCAAGACGTCGAGGATCGAAAACGCGATGCAACTTTGCATCGAGCATTGGTTCAAAAAGTAATCGAGTCTGGAGAGCCAGGGTCGCAGCGAAGTCTGCTCGCGGACGACCCTTCGCGGTTGTGGCCTCATCATGATGAGTTCTGCCACGATCATCATGATGAAGACCATGATCATGGTCAGGAGCATGACCACGATCATTAA
- a CDS encoding amidohydrolase family protein, protein MNFFVCRLFCSYAILGLLLASMPCAIASDQIPGAPQRKPVLLRGGTIHTISGDVVVGGDLLFDGGKIKQIGKDIEAPEKAEVVDASGKHIYPGMIDSLSSIGLVEVESIRASVDTTEVGNLNPNVRAVVAFNPDSETIPVARANGVLSAVTVPSGGLVSGRAAMMMLDGWTWEDMTFKPDVGMIVNWPRFGAVRTGRGAAGEGESSEGGDRLAPLHNLIRESKAYGQLLDAEAVEAVDLRLEAMQPVIRGEMPMLVIANTVKQIQTAVAFCNQYQLKMVLVGGADAHLCAPLLKESNIPVVIASVYRLPSRRDAPYDAIYALPAQLEAAGVRYCIGTDGRFGASMVRNLPYHAATSVAFGLSESQALRAVTLSAAEIFGVADSLGSLDAGKDATLFITDGNILEIPTQVTHAWIQGRKVDLSSKHTQLYDKYKVRYERAPKP, encoded by the coding sequence ATGAATTTCTTTGTTTGCAGATTGTTCTGCTCGTACGCGATTCTCGGGCTCTTGCTCGCTTCGATGCCATGTGCGATCGCATCCGATCAAATCCCTGGCGCACCGCAACGCAAACCGGTTTTGTTGCGCGGTGGCACTATCCACACTATTTCCGGCGATGTGGTGGTCGGAGGCGATCTCCTTTTCGATGGCGGAAAAATCAAGCAAATTGGGAAGGACATCGAGGCTCCAGAAAAAGCGGAAGTTGTCGATGCTTCCGGCAAACACATCTACCCAGGAATGATCGATTCCCTCTCCAGTATCGGATTGGTCGAAGTCGAGTCGATCCGAGCCAGCGTCGATACCACCGAGGTGGGGAATCTCAACCCCAATGTCCGAGCTGTTGTTGCCTTCAATCCAGACAGCGAGACGATTCCCGTTGCCCGCGCGAACGGAGTCCTCTCTGCAGTTACGGTCCCCTCCGGGGGTTTGGTCTCCGGGCGAGCTGCCATGATGATGCTCGACGGATGGACTTGGGAGGATATGACCTTCAAACCAGATGTTGGCATGATTGTGAATTGGCCTCGCTTTGGTGCCGTGAGAACGGGACGCGGTGCCGCAGGAGAAGGGGAATCGTCCGAAGGTGGAGATCGGCTGGCTCCACTTCACAATCTGATTCGCGAATCCAAAGCCTATGGTCAGCTATTGGATGCGGAAGCGGTGGAAGCGGTGGATCTGCGACTGGAAGCCATGCAACCGGTGATCCGGGGTGAGATGCCCATGTTGGTGATCGCCAACACCGTAAAGCAAATCCAAACCGCCGTGGCCTTTTGCAACCAGTACCAGTTGAAGATGGTCTTGGTTGGAGGCGCTGATGCGCATCTCTGTGCTCCGCTATTGAAAGAGTCCAACATTCCTGTTGTCATCGCCAGCGTCTACCGATTGCCCTCGCGCCGGGACGCACCCTACGACGCCATCTATGCACTTCCCGCACAGCTTGAAGCCGCCGGCGTTCGTTATTGCATTGGAACCGATGGCCGCTTCGGCGCTTCGATGGTCCGCAATCTCCCCTACCATGCTGCGACCTCGGTCGCATTTGGGTTGAGCGAGTCCCAAGCCCTCCGCGCGGTGACCTTGTCTGCTGCAGAGATTTTTGGGGTGGCGGATTCCCTGGGTTCGCTCGATGCAGGCAAAGACGCCACCTTGTTCATCACCGATGGCAACATCCTCGAAATTCCAACGCAGGTCACCCATGCGTGGATCCAGGGGCGCAAGGTCGATCTGTCGAGCAAACATACGCAGCTGTACGACAAGTACAAAGTTCGGTACGAGCGAGCCCCAAAGCCTTAG